A genomic region of Methanothermobacter sp. CaT2 contains the following coding sequences:
- a CDS encoding DUF1616 domain-containing protein has protein sequence MKFKAKILLLITGIVSALLIAAPQFHLRVAGLILCVLVTGYSFLRLTCLGDTIITPIPGLLILTFNALILNYTPLRHSRVLYALPAVLIPIILLLKRPEKDADPGSARMNTSEPEGRDHPAKSTHIKTARELAKRDHQVESQADSSERKGDSEETHGGEHAPLRDILISAILSGATPLLIALIHVNQVRFVLIIVLIAASSYNLAAAILLRLQGYGRSRRAALTMAFAPILTLMAGTAGRYGMVVLGTAGILSALVAYIRRTRQRIGEIESLQMSERDVLERYGLIEDDLVVEVPEINERDLRAVDPSGIRKKALRMVKERDLDGELRRAFPGDEFWEEKEAGRNMAGFSDLLVMVLLSIFTITAINSSPRGVVEALFYLQVLLIPGYILTSAIAPLRYQISVPERLFLGFSISIIISSVIALLMGGHVTFKPLLARSISAVSLIMTPAAFIRRYRARGLAYSVDLRRIPSPRSLSRDGKVSLILSAVLVALIAVTVYITLNPAPSERFTEFYILGPGGKAYGYPENVTAGESVEVIVGVVNREYRNETYRMVVRIGGDILRNETIKLGNGERWEKRVNFTVTEAGEDQKLEFLLYRLPDTEKPYRSLHLFINFT, from the coding sequence GTGAAGTTCAAAGCAAAAATCCTACTCCTCATAACAGGTATAGTCTCAGCTCTTCTGATAGCAGCACCCCAGTTCCACCTGAGGGTGGCAGGGCTCATCCTCTGTGTGCTGGTAACAGGGTACAGTTTCCTAAGACTGACCTGTCTGGGGGACACCATCATTACACCCATACCTGGCCTGCTCATACTCACCTTCAACGCATTAATCCTTAACTACACACCCCTGCGGCATTCAAGGGTCCTCTACGCCCTCCCCGCTGTACTCATACCCATCATCCTGCTCCTTAAACGCCCCGAAAAGGATGCTGATCCTGGAAGTGCCAGAATGAACACCAGTGAACCTGAGGGAAGGGATCATCCAGCGAAAAGCACCCATATTAAAACCGCCAGAGAACTCGCAAAAAGAGACCATCAAGTGGAAAGCCAGGCTGACTCCTCTGAAAGAAAGGGGGATTCAGAGGAAACCCATGGGGGAGAACATGCACCATTAAGGGACATCCTGATTTCAGCCATCCTTTCTGGTGCCACACCCCTCCTTATAGCACTCATCCACGTGAACCAGGTAAGGTTTGTGCTTATCATAGTACTTATAGCCGCCTCATCCTATAACCTTGCAGCCGCCATTCTACTTAGATTACAGGGCTATGGCAGGTCCAGGAGGGCCGCGTTAACCATGGCGTTTGCACCCATACTCACACTGATGGCTGGCACCGCAGGCAGGTATGGGATGGTGGTCCTTGGTACAGCAGGTATACTATCAGCCCTTGTGGCCTACATCAGGAGGACCCGGCAGAGGATAGGGGAGATAGAGTCACTGCAGATGTCAGAGAGGGACGTCCTGGAAAGGTACGGGCTCATCGAGGATGATCTGGTAGTGGAGGTCCCTGAGATAAATGAAAGGGACCTCAGGGCAGTTGACCCCTCAGGGATAAGGAAGAAGGCCCTCAGGATGGTTAAAGAGAGGGACCTTGATGGTGAGCTCAGGAGGGCATTCCCAGGGGATGAGTTCTGGGAAGAAAAGGAAGCCGGGAGAAACATGGCAGGTTTCAGTGACCTTCTGGTTATGGTGCTCCTGAGTATCTTTACCATCACTGCAATCAATTCATCTCCGCGGGGGGTTGTGGAAGCCCTCTTCTACCTCCAGGTGCTCCTTATACCTGGCTACATTTTAACCTCAGCCATAGCACCCCTCAGATACCAGATCAGCGTCCCTGAGAGGCTCTTCCTGGGGTTCTCAATAAGCATAATCATATCATCTGTGATAGCACTCCTGATGGGTGGTCATGTTACATTCAAGCCGCTTCTTGCAAGGAGCATATCTGCAGTAAGCCTGATAATGACACCCGCAGCCTTTATAAGGCGTTACAGGGCCAGGGGCCTTGCATACTCAGTTGATTTGAGGCGTATACCATCACCCCGAAGTCTCTCAAGGGATGGCAAGGTATCCCTCATCCTCTCGGCTGTACTAGTGGCCCTCATTGCAGTCACTGTCTACATAACCCTCAACCCGGCACCGTCTGAGCGGTTCACCGAGTTCTACATACTGGGCCCTGGTGGTAAGGCCTACGGTTACCCTGAGAACGTTACCGCCGGGGAGAGTGTTGAGGTAATTGTTGGTGTGGTGAACAGGGAGTACCGGAACGAAACCTACCGGATGGTTGTCAGGATCGGCGGAGATATTTTAAGGAATGAAACCATAAAACTGGGTAACGGTGAGAGGTGGGAGAAGAGGGTGAATTTCACAGTAACAGAGGCGGGAGAGGATCAGAAACTTGAATTCCTTCTCTACAGGTTACCTGATACAGAAAAGCCCTACAGGTCCCTCCATCTCTTCATAAACTTCACATGA
- the ehaA gene encoding energy-converting NiFe hydrogenase A subunit EhaA encodes MIIHVTYLSGYLAAIISSIILSAILGLPLTPERPARHSWTPSAIFPTPVIALGLTAISIKLGVTGLYGADLGAVAGVLSAIMTAYFLEDIFPRPEDS; translated from the coding sequence ATGATTATTCATGTTACATATCTTTCAGGTTACCTAGCAGCCATTATTTCATCGATAATCCTTTCAGCGATACTGGGACTTCCCCTGACACCTGAAAGGCCGGCCAGGCACTCCTGGACGCCGTCAGCCATCTTCCCGACACCCGTAATTGCACTGGGCCTCACAGCCATATCCATAAAACTGGGTGTCACAGGCCTCTACGGGGCTGACCTCGGAGCCGTGGCAGGGGTCCTATCAGCAATAATGACTGCATACTTCCTTGAGGATATATTCCCCAGACCGGAGGACTCATGA
- a CDS encoding DUF2109 family protein, translated as MLIQITGIIVVLMALRTLLAQDRAERLLYLNALSFGISAMIALYVGTAFGAVLAAVYFIASTVTSNAIAHTLDRVGEEIVIED; from the coding sequence ATGCTGATCCAGATAACAGGGATAATAGTGGTGCTCATGGCCTTGAGGACCCTCCTTGCCCAGGACAGGGCTGAGAGGCTCCTGTACCTCAATGCCCTGAGCTTCGGAATATCTGCAATGATAGCCCTATACGTTGGAACCGCCTTTGGCGCTGTCCTTGCAGCGGTCTACTTCATCGCATCAACCGTAACATCCAATGCAATCGCCCACACCCTTGACCGTGTTGGAGAGGAAATAGTTATCGAGGATTAG
- a CDS encoding DUF2108 domain-containing protein: protein MNPLDLLNITNVGVSVIFTGAAGIILLSKPLDKIIMFSLLQGGFVMVLAAARYLDVAMAAALFDPISTIILLMAVMRINDIRTSRGEEVV from the coding sequence ATGAATCCGCTGGATCTCCTTAACATTACAAACGTTGGCGTCTCTGTCATATTCACTGGAGCCGCAGGCATCATACTCCTCTCAAAGCCCCTTGATAAGATAATAATGTTTTCACTCCTCCAGGGGGGCTTTGTGATGGTCCTTGCAGCTGCAAGGTACCTTGACGTTGCCATGGCAGCGGCCCTCTTTGACCCGATATCAACAATAATACTGCTGATGGCCGTTATGAGGATAAATGACATAAGGACTTCGAGGGGTGAGGAAGTTGTCTGA
- a CDS encoding EhaE family protein, whose protein sequence is MLETQIWFYAGAALVVIGSLATVAGPGVRDPIVRILNTEIPAVGVSLIFLTYNHTLALLTFIAATTIMTLVLLRAVIRLEEMGVEV, encoded by the coding sequence TTGCTTGAGACCCAGATCTGGTTCTATGCAGGGGCAGCCCTTGTGGTGATAGGTTCACTTGCAACCGTGGCAGGTCCTGGTGTGAGGGACCCCATTGTGAGGATCCTCAACACCGAGATACCTGCGGTTGGTGTTTCACTCATATTCCTCACCTACAACCACACCCTCGCCCTCCTGACCTTCATAGCGGCAACAACCATAATGACACTGGTGCTCCTCAGGGCAGTTATAAGGCTTGAGGAGATGGGGGTGGAGGTATGA
- a CDS encoding DUF2106 family protein produces MSLGRILNELANPKRIPRLFAFSLGLILLVGFLVPMALNPDQLYPRPMPQEQINSKDPLAPYDRGGVPLEKPGNVKSQYPHFEVNLGKITAYLSPLAIAVKGLTFYFGTSIYSSPGGLIDEILYYTRGLDTVLESSILMMAFTIASWVALNFTMRRRRS; encoded by the coding sequence ATGAGCCTTGGAAGGATCCTCAATGAACTTGCAAACCCGAAGAGGATACCCAGGCTCTTCGCCTTCTCACTTGGTCTGATACTGCTCGTCGGGTTCCTTGTGCCCATGGCGCTGAACCCTGACCAGCTCTACCCGAGGCCAATGCCCCAGGAGCAGATAAACAGCAAGGACCCCCTGGCACCCTATGACCGCGGGGGAGTACCCCTGGAGAAGCCAGGTAATGTGAAGTCACAGTACCCCCACTTTGAGGTTAACCTGGGTAAGATAACAGCCTACCTCTCACCCCTGGCCATAGCTGTTAAGGGCCTCACCTTCTACTTCGGTACATCCATATACTCATCCCCGGGTGGGCTGATAGATGAGATACTCTACTACACCAGGGGCCTTGACACGGTCCTTGAGTCAAGCATACTCATGATGGCCTTCACCATCGCCTCATGGGTGGCCCTTAACTTCACTATGAGGAGGCGCAGATCATGA
- a CDS encoding EhaG family protein, translating into MMVPEFTLSLFQPAIYTGLIAGFIALLGISFQKKDLSALIITDIVGIAMLVIVAAVGTDLAEALILPGLVVELAEIMAISEILISREMRILGEVPVVEHRPMELEVFRTAPNFMALILIAYGVFLTGFTGGAVAGAGILFYIATRRARGLPAVEWDGIAGISGVTWCLWLAGFLIFFTAPQLWLPALFMSGCGILIKVASKMGLIGVLAREEIREAGGEE; encoded by the coding sequence ATGATGGTCCCGGAATTCACCCTTTCACTCTTCCAGCCCGCCATCTACACGGGCCTCATAGCAGGATTCATAGCGCTGCTCGGCATATCCTTCCAGAAGAAGGACCTGAGCGCACTGATAATCACGGATATAGTTGGAATAGCAATGCTCGTAATCGTTGCAGCCGTTGGAACCGACCTTGCAGAGGCCCTCATACTCCCGGGTCTCGTGGTCGAACTGGCTGAGATAATGGCCATATCAGAGATACTCATATCAAGGGAGATGAGGATACTTGGTGAGGTGCCGGTGGTTGAACACAGACCCATGGAACTTGAGGTCTTCAGGACCGCACCGAACTTCATGGCCCTTATCCTGATCGCCTACGGTGTATTCCTGACAGGATTCACAGGGGGCGCAGTTGCAGGGGCAGGGATACTCTTCTACATTGCTACAAGGAGGGCCAGGGGCCTTCCAGCAGTGGAGTGGGATGGAATCGCAGGTATATCCGGTGTAACATGGTGCCTCTGGCTTGCAGGTTTCCTGATATTCTTCACAGCGCCACAGCTCTGGCTCCCGGCACTATTCATGTCAGGATGCGGCATACTAATAAAGGTCGCCAGCAAGATGGGCCTCATCGGGGTCCTTGCAAGGGAGGAGATCAGGGAAGCAGGGGGTGAAGAGTGA
- a CDS encoding proton-conducting transporter membrane subunit, translating to MDIASLGGELLGQIPFGDIVLYMTPFNLFMFASVLIFTLLIAISRTETQVETEFGTLGNRRVEVDTAEFRIRRFLAVVCGLATAGAMVTGDLFNFTLFVALIGIVNIGIVSAVRQVEVLDAAFQYGLIAMMASLPLFGGAALVLGSSGTLSLLELSGMAGNPMIVFASILLLMGVVGETGVAPFYATKAEMFRTPGSPFILIIHLSSLLVIVRAIEVLLIVSL from the coding sequence ATGGATATAGCGTCCCTGGGAGGTGAACTCCTCGGCCAGATACCCTTCGGTGACATCGTACTCTACATGACACCCTTCAACCTCTTCATGTTCGCATCAGTACTCATATTCACCCTCCTCATAGCCATAAGCAGGACAGAGACCCAGGTTGAAACCGAGTTCGGGACACTGGGCAACAGGCGCGTGGAGGTCGACACAGCCGAGTTCAGGATCAGGCGGTTCCTTGCAGTTGTCTGTGGACTTGCAACTGCCGGTGCGATGGTGACAGGTGACCTCTTCAACTTCACCCTCTTCGTGGCACTCATAGGTATCGTGAACATAGGTATAGTCTCGGCTGTGAGGCAGGTGGAGGTCCTTGACGCCGCCTTCCAGTATGGACTGATAGCCATGATGGCCTCACTGCCACTCTTCGGCGGCGCTGCCCTGGTGCTGGGATCATCAGGTACACTGAGCCTCCTTGAACTATCAGGGATGGCCGGGAACCCGATGATAGTCTTCGCATCCATCCTCCTCCTCATGGGAGTTGTCGGGGAGACGGGTGTCGCACCCTTCTATGCGACCAAGGCCGAGATGTTCCGCACACCCGGTTCACCCTTCATACTCATAATACACCTCAGCTCCCTCCTGGTGATTGTGAGGGCCATAGAGGTTTTGCTGATAGTTTCACTGTAG
- a CDS encoding respiratory chain complex I subunit 1 family protein: protein MNLMGNIIVNVLIAFLIGSLLLGFQRKVMARIQRRPGPPVIQHLLHTLKFYIKESSFPRTAAMPFYIAIAATLCGIWISAVIVGPVLEGSLLLFFGIYALHKIVEHNAGSSSGSPYGKLSCVRAVFSAAAEMPLFAVLAIIYLQTRTMIISDIIGYQSIHGPLLLKLPLAAMMFFVLILSKAPYSPFSITKGKDIISGYETEHFGVLRGYLMISESIAWYMLLWIFLTVFIGGLSLPLYILGMVIITTITAFINATTPMLNPNHSVAIQVILAFVGIAGSIVLMLVM, encoded by the coding sequence ATGAATCTGATGGGAAACATCATAGTGAATGTTCTTATAGCATTTCTCATAGGAAGCCTCCTTCTGGGCTTCCAGAGGAAGGTCATGGCAAGGATACAGAGAAGGCCGGGGCCCCCTGTGATACAGCACCTCCTCCACACCCTGAAGTTCTACATAAAGGAGTCCTCCTTCCCGAGGACAGCTGCCATGCCATTCTACATTGCAATAGCAGCGACACTCTGCGGTATATGGATAAGTGCGGTTATCGTCGGACCGGTGCTTGAGGGGTCCCTGCTGCTGTTCTTCGGGATCTACGCCCTCCACAAGATAGTTGAACACAATGCAGGGTCATCATCAGGGTCACCCTACGGTAAGCTCAGCTGCGTCCGTGCGGTGTTCTCAGCTGCAGCCGAAATGCCGCTCTTCGCTGTCCTTGCAATCATATACCTCCAGACAAGGACAATGATAATATCAGACATCATAGGTTACCAGAGCATCCACGGGCCCCTGCTGCTGAAGCTGCCCCTTGCAGCCATGATGTTCTTCGTCCTCATCCTCTCAAAGGCACCCTACTCACCCTTCTCCATCACCAAGGGGAAGGACATAATATCAGGGTATGAGACAGAGCACTTCGGGGTCCTCAGGGGTTACCTGATGATCTCGGAGTCCATAGCATGGTACATGCTGCTCTGGATATTCCTAACAGTCTTCATCGGCGGTCTGAGTCTGCCGCTCTACATACTCGGGATGGTGATAATCACAACCATAACGGCCTTCATAAATGCGACAACACCCATGCTGAACCCGAACCACTCGGTGGCCATACAGGTCATCCTGGCCTTCGTGGGTATAGCAGGTTCGATAGTCCTCATGCTTGTAATGTAG
- a CDS encoding energy-converting hydrogenase subunit EhaL family protein → MIILYEIYLVYTVSFIAGSIIGLLLSYRKYREPFVDKKIDPLALVVAVAGWTVLVNAGLLPLTDLMRTAGLFMVALVAGMRPGYGRYETLTGALLGLLIWLISGTLGW, encoded by the coding sequence GTGATAATCTTGTATGAAATATACCTGGTATACACGGTTTCCTTTATCGCAGGATCAATCATAGGCCTGCTTCTCAGTTACAGGAAGTACAGGGAGCCCTTCGTTGATAAGAAAATTGATCCCCTGGCCCTTGTGGTTGCAGTGGCAGGCTGGACCGTCCTTGTGAATGCAGGGCTTCTGCCCCTCACAGATCTCATGAGGACGGCCGGGCTCTTCATGGTGGCCCTGGTTGCAGGGATGAGGCCAGGCTACGGTAGATACGAGACCCTCACCGGGGCTCTCCTGGGACTCCTGATCTGGCTGATTTCAGGGACTCTGGGGTGGTAA
- a CDS encoding DUF1959 domain-containing protein: MDEGELMRLMKRRILESYRWQEDVVKPLSRELEIDVEEFQDILMDRLDMSSLEALHPRFESARPRCIRERLHSDLQLCWLVDVMEIIGVDDAEALKDEITELVLAGMEYSEALSEGRRRLHEILRS, translated from the coding sequence ATGGATGAAGGAGAACTAATGAGGCTGATGAAGAGGAGGATACTTGAGAGTTACCGCTGGCAGGAGGATGTTGTAAAGCCACTATCCAGGGAACTTGAAATTGACGTTGAGGAATTCCAGGACATACTCATGGACAGACTCGACATGTCGAGTCTCGAGGCCCTGCACCCCAGGTTCGAGTCGGCAAGGCCGAGGTGCATCAGGGAGAGGCTCCACAGTGACCTCCAGCTCTGCTGGCTCGTTGATGTCATGGAGATCATAGGTGTGGATGATGCCGAGGCCCTCAAGGATGAGATCACAGAGCTGGTCCTGGCAGGGATGGAGTACTCCGAGGCCCTCAGTGAGGGCAGGAGGAGGCTCCATGAGATACTGAGATCATGA